A genomic segment from Oncorhynchus clarkii lewisi isolate Uvic-CL-2024 chromosome 12, UVic_Ocla_1.0, whole genome shotgun sequence encodes:
- the LOC139422343 gene encoding heparan sulfate glucosamine 3-O-sulfotransferase 3B1-like, with translation MEYSPIYQNLHFVSSSPVKNKLFVFCIMLSLWVYMIYCCVGYCSTMPSLMVGTASSKHSQHLETVDPNRTQPRLQNEGDLESEHQEDPLDSLDPLFGASSRDVLNNESDLDSRGGEDWDEIRSEQRTLDNNVVSSLFNESGPVESKKLPQAIIIGVKKGGTRALLEFLRVHPDIRAVGAEPHFFDRNYDKGLEWYRDRMPETQEGQITMEKTPSYYVTKDVPARIHTMSPDTRLIVVVRDPVTRAISDYTQTRSKKPDIPSFESLAFKNRTTGLIDTSWSAVQIGMYAKHLERWLQYFPKDQLLFISGERLISDPAGEMTRVQDFLGLRRVVGHKHFHFNPAKGFPCLKRPEGNSKPHCLGKTKGRIHPNIDPEVVQKLRDFYQPFNRRFYQMTGHDFGWGSWS, from the exons ATGGAATATAGCCCAATATATCAGAACCTGCATTTTGTCTCATCATCCCCCGTGAAGAATAAACTCTTTGTTTTCTGCATCATGTTGTCCCTGTGGGTGTATATGATATATTGCTGCGTCGGATACTGTTCAACCATGCCAAGTCTGATGGTCGGTACAGCCAGCAGTAAACATTCACAACATCTCGAAACAGTTGACCCTAACAGAACTCAACCCCGACTCCAAAACGAAGGGGACTTGGAATCCGAACACCAAGAAGATCCGTTAGATTCTTTAGATCCGTTATTCGGCGCATCATCCAGGGACGTGTTAAATAATGAGAGTGATTTGGAcagcagaggaggggaggactgGGATGAGATTCGAAGCGAGCAGAGGACGTTGGATAATAATGTCGTGTCAAGTCTCTTCAACGAGTCAGGGCCGGTGGAGAGTAAGAAGTTGCCCCAGGCGATTATCATCGGGGTGAAGAAGGGAGGCACACGGGCGCTGCTGGAGTTCCTCCGCGTGCATCCCGACATTAGAGCTGTTGGGGCCGAGCCGCACTTCTTTGATCGGAACTATGACAAGGGGCTAGAGTGGTACAG agACCGTATGCCTGAGACTCAGGAGGGTCAGATCACCATGGAGAAGACCCCCAGCTACTACGTCACTAAAGACGTCCCCGCCCGTATCCACACCATGTCCCCAGACACCAGGCTGATTGTGGTGGTCCGAGACCCCGTCACCAGGGCCATCTCAGACTACACTCAGACCCGCTCCAAGAAACCTGACATCCCCTCCTTTGAGAGCCTCGCCTTCAAGAACAGAACTACGGGTCTCATTGACACGTCCTGGAGCGCCGTCCAGATCGGGATGTATGCCAAGCACCTAGAACGCTGGCTGCAGTACTTCCCCAAGGACCAGCTCCTCTTCATCAGCGGGGAGAGGTTGATCTCCGACCCAGCCGGGGAGATGACACGCGTACAGGACTTCCTGGGGCTCAGGAGGGTGGTCGGTCACAAACACTTTCACTTCAACCCAGCCAAGGGCTTCCCCTGTCTGAAGAGGCCGGAGGGGAATAGTAAACCTCACTGTCTGGGTAAAACCAAAGGAAGGATTCATCCTAATATTGACCCTGAGGTGGTACAGAAGCTGAGGGACTTTTATCAACCTTTCAACAGGAGGTTTTATCAGATGACGGGACATGACTTTGGATGGGGTTCATGGAGCTGA